The following are encoded together in the Variovorax sp. PBS-H4 genome:
- a CDS encoding DUF1656 domain-containing protein, giving the protein MIETSFLGVYVPCLLLFAGGAMVCAWWLRRLLSLAGAYRWVWHPALFDLGLYVLVLYAWVRLAGAIAI; this is encoded by the coding sequence ATGATCGAGACAAGCTTCCTTGGCGTGTACGTTCCATGCCTGCTCCTGTTTGCAGGCGGCGCAATGGTCTGCGCGTGGTGGCTTCGACGCCTGCTCTCGCTGGCCGGAGCCTACCGATGGGTATGGCATCCAGCCCTGTTCGATCTCGGCCTCTACGTCTTGGTGCTCTATGCGTGGGTCCGCCTCGCCGGCGCCATCGCCATCTGA